Proteins co-encoded in one Bremerella sp. TYQ1 genomic window:
- the coxB gene encoding cytochrome c oxidase subunit II — protein MGRFWSLIFLSIPILGVALFVWSAMGWYPLQGHWFPELVVADHSIDHLFYFILWLTGIVFVGTGLLLFWFLWKYDEKQNDGPVVYSHGSHFLEVIWSVIPAVILLFLAIYQMDAWAGARMRRPTLENGQPKPPIARVTGRQFEWKIQYPGDDQKFDTPDDIYLTNDLHVPRDEEVVLEITSEDVLHSFFLPNFREKQDVVPGMKQFVWFKPVKDGKYDIVCAELCGWGHYKMKGQVTVESASDFKAWLKKAYEEQELSEYSLAEAE, from the coding sequence GTGGGAAGATTCTGGAGTCTGATATTTCTCAGCATCCCAATCTTGGGCGTCGCACTTTTTGTGTGGTCCGCCATGGGTTGGTATCCGCTGCAAGGGCACTGGTTCCCAGAGTTGGTTGTTGCTGATCACAGCATCGATCATCTCTTCTATTTCATCCTGTGGCTTACCGGGATTGTGTTCGTTGGGACGGGGCTTTTGTTGTTTTGGTTTTTGTGGAAGTACGACGAAAAACAGAACGATGGTCCGGTGGTCTACTCGCACGGAAGTCACTTTTTGGAAGTGATTTGGTCGGTCATTCCAGCCGTCATCCTGCTTTTTCTGGCCATCTATCAAATGGATGCCTGGGCAGGGGCACGTATGCGACGTCCGACGTTGGAAAACGGTCAGCCGAAGCCACCGATCGCTCGTGTGACCGGGCGTCAATTTGAATGGAAGATTCAATATCCCGGCGACGATCAGAAGTTTGATACTCCGGACGACATTTACCTGACGAACGACTTGCATGTTCCACGCGACGAGGAAGTCGTTCTGGAGATCACAAGCGAAGATGTTCTGCACAGTTTCTTTCTACCGAACTTCCGAGAGAAACAGGATGTCGTGCCTGGCATGAAGCAGTTTGTTTGGTTCAAGCCAGTAAAAGATGGAAAGTACGATATCGTTTGTGCAGAACTTTGTGGCTGGGGGCACTACAAGATGAAGGGCCAAGTCACTGTCGAGTCGGCAAGCGATTTCAAGGCATGGCTGAAGAAAGCCTACGAAGAACAAGAGTTGTCCGAGTATTCGCTGGCTGAGGCAGAGTAA
- a CDS encoding heme A synthase codes for MPSHPQNESLWPHRLAMLLVCATFPLIWIGGLVTTTKSGMAVPDWPSTYGYNMFLYPWQTWVFGPYDLFLEHGHRLLASTVGLFCIVFLVLAIWRKDKTLITLGAVALALVLFQGVLGGLRVVWDKTTIARVHGCVGPLFFGYLIYLECSTSKRFRSMTRIDSPLSGSYLRLSIGFVIVAFLQIVLGSLIRHVPVEMTHGAFRASLLFHVITAFLVMLSSIAFFVLAFRDRQANRSIRFTSAFAVWLIVAQIALGIAAYTVKYGWPTFLPGGVYFADFVVKWESGLQSVIVTGHVAVGSLILACSVMLLAYCMRCYPIAFARTNSSSAGLKNSPGHEVMA; via the coding sequence ATGCCTAGCCACCCACAGAACGAGTCTCTTTGGCCACATCGCCTGGCGATGCTGCTTGTGTGTGCCACCTTCCCGCTGATCTGGATCGGCGGCTTGGTGACCACGACGAAAAGCGGCATGGCGGTGCCGGATTGGCCGTCGACTTATGGATACAACATGTTTTTGTATCCATGGCAAACTTGGGTGTTTGGCCCTTACGATTTGTTTCTCGAACATGGACATCGCCTGCTGGCATCAACAGTCGGCTTGTTCTGTATTGTGTTCCTTGTGTTGGCCATTTGGCGAAAAGATAAAACGTTAATCACGCTCGGCGCAGTTGCGTTGGCGTTGGTCCTTTTTCAAGGCGTGTTGGGTGGCCTTCGCGTTGTCTGGGACAAGACGACGATTGCTCGTGTGCATGGCTGTGTCGGTCCATTGTTCTTCGGATATTTGATCTACTTGGAATGCTCTACTTCCAAGCGGTTTCGCTCTATGACGCGAATCGACTCGCCTCTCAGCGGTAGTTATCTGCGACTATCCATCGGTTTTGTTATTGTCGCGTTTCTGCAAATTGTGCTCGGTTCCCTGATACGCCACGTTCCTGTTGAAATGACACATGGGGCCTTTCGAGCATCGCTTTTGTTTCATGTCATCACGGCATTTCTGGTGATGCTCAGTTCTATCGCATTTTTTGTATTGGCGTTTCGAGACCGACAGGCGAACCGCAGTATTCGCTTCACTTCGGCCTTCGCTGTTTGGTTGATCGTGGCTCAGATCGCCTTGGGCATTGCTGCTTACACCGTGAAATATGGTTGGCCGACTTTCCTGCCAGGCGGGGTTTACTTCGCAGACTTTGTGGTGAAATGGGAAAGCGGATTGCAGTCAGTTATTGTGACTGGTCATGTGGCCGTTGGGTCCTTGATATTGGCCTGCAGCGTGATGCTTTTGGCCTATTGCATGCGATGCTATCCCATCGCGTTTGCTCGAACTAATTCTTCCTCCGCCGGGCTCAAGAATTCCCCGGGGCATGAGGTGATGGCATGA
- a CDS encoding SCO family protein — translation MKPTTGIFVSAVLLILLGITMVWSAMNRKPSHGSAPADGHDATDMIVKLDREIPPFELTSAEEESFDTATLEGDVWIASFFFTSCPSICKMQNQQIAILQEEFADEGVKFVSITCDPDTDTPAVLRQYAESFQAKPGVWTFLTGDMEKLKEITENSFQVMFETQTHSDRLMVIDKHGKLRGTFRATDDTDFRRAKKMLKELLAESFEPSSDAEVAKKSEEPKQTMESFQLTDSLDQPFDSKSLEGDIWLGSFFYTSCPGSCVMQNMEKAKLRNEFKDRDLKLVSITCDPENDTPAALAGYAERFQADPDRWYFCTGKFDYIKQIGDEFFNIEVAEQYHSDRVFLVGRDGKVIDSFRTSQADQMKSLNEKLDELLPPGEEPTSNAVTEEKE, via the coding sequence ATGAAACCTACCACAGGCATCTTTGTTTCAGCTGTGCTGCTGATTTTGTTGGGGATCACGATGGTGTGGTCGGCCATGAACCGAAAACCGAGTCACGGCTCGGCGCCTGCGGATGGACACGATGCCACCGACATGATCGTAAAACTAGACCGCGAAATTCCTCCTTTCGAGTTGACGTCGGCCGAAGAAGAGTCGTTCGACACCGCAACGCTGGAAGGAGATGTCTGGATCGCTAGTTTCTTCTTCACGTCGTGCCCGTCGATTTGCAAAATGCAGAACCAGCAGATCGCGATCTTGCAAGAAGAATTCGCTGACGAAGGCGTCAAGTTTGTCAGCATTACATGCGATCCCGACACCGATACGCCTGCTGTACTTCGCCAATATGCTGAGTCATTCCAGGCCAAGCCGGGCGTTTGGACCTTCTTGACTGGGGACATGGAAAAGCTCAAAGAGATCACTGAGAACTCCTTTCAGGTGATGTTCGAGACGCAAACCCATAGCGATCGCCTGATGGTGATCGATAAGCACGGAAAGCTGCGAGGCACGTTTCGAGCCACAGACGATACCGATTTTCGTCGTGCCAAGAAAATGCTGAAAGAACTATTGGCAGAGTCTTTCGAGCCCAGCAGCGATGCAGAGGTTGCTAAAAAATCGGAAGAGCCCAAGCAGACCATGGAGAGCTTTCAGCTGACAGACAGTCTTGATCAACCGTTTGATAGCAAGTCGCTAGAAGGCGATATCTGGTTAGGCAGCTTTTTCTATACGTCGTGCCCCGGTAGTTGCGTCATGCAGAATATGGAGAAAGCGAAACTTCGGAACGAGTTCAAAGATCGCGACTTGAAGCTTGTCAGCATCACGTGCGATCCAGAAAACGATACGCCTGCCGCATTAGCCGGGTATGCCGAGCGTTTTCAGGCAGATCCAGATCGATGGTACTTCTGTACCGGCAAATTTGATTACATCAAGCAGATCGGTGACGAGTTTTTCAACATCGAAGTTGCTGAGCAGTATCACAGCGATCGAGTATTCCTAGTTGGCAGAGATGGCAAAGTCATCGACTCCTTTCGCACGAGTCAAGCTGATCAGATGAAATCGCTGAATGAGAAGCTGGATGAACTGCTACCACCTGGCGAAGAACCGACTTCTAATGCGGTAACGGAAGAGAAGGAATAA
- a CDS encoding c-type cytochrome gives MRISQAPEFGGHHWAGGLVLAALVGVIVGCSSEPAQFELNRIAMRKTEVSLGATLDQKYQIDPIAKILDESFGTPDEPIVPEVPDVEEVMDLDHLKMAAGPYGSDEDGTPRGLYRQHCVHCHGISGDGAGPTAAFLNPYPRNFRNGKYKWKSTKTGSPPTHDDLKRVLVNGVPGTAMPSFALLPEEEIEALVQYVKYLSIRGELERNLLLEFSDLDTSVVKPTDRRSQEEQEYVDSLTPEDIQEEKEDLDAAIEELTDPVVVQEDFLAPIVESWAFAYENVTEVPAKPETELQESLAAGRDLFFNKGGCATCHGQSAVGDGQTAEMFYDDWTEEYFDPKAPENLDQFMALGALPPRKLDPRNLRLGNFRGGRRPVDVYWRIRNGIEGAKMPAAQQLSEEEIWHVVDYVRKGLPYDSLSQPPEHEQENVRVRN, from the coding sequence ATGCGAATTAGCCAAGCCCCTGAGTTTGGCGGGCATCACTGGGCGGGAGGCCTGGTATTGGCCGCACTGGTTGGGGTGATCGTCGGATGCTCTTCGGAGCCAGCACAATTCGAGCTAAATCGGATCGCGATGCGCAAGACGGAAGTCTCGCTTGGAGCAACGCTCGATCAGAAATACCAAATTGATCCGATTGCCAAAATCTTAGACGAATCGTTCGGCACGCCTGACGAGCCTATCGTGCCTGAAGTGCCGGATGTGGAAGAGGTGATGGATCTCGACCATCTGAAGATGGCAGCTGGCCCATATGGCAGCGATGAAGATGGAACACCTCGCGGTCTCTACCGCCAACACTGTGTTCATTGCCACGGTATCTCTGGCGATGGTGCTGGTCCAACGGCCGCCTTTTTGAATCCTTATCCACGAAACTTCCGCAATGGAAAATACAAGTGGAAGTCGACGAAGACCGGCTCGCCTCCGACCCATGACGATTTGAAGCGAGTCTTGGTCAACGGTGTTCCTGGGACGGCGATGCCTAGTTTTGCCTTGCTGCCGGAAGAGGAAATCGAAGCCCTCGTTCAGTACGTGAAGTATCTCTCGATTCGAGGCGAACTCGAGCGAAATCTGCTGCTCGAATTTTCTGATCTCGATACGTCTGTCGTGAAGCCAACTGACAGACGGAGCCAGGAAGAGCAAGAGTATGTCGACAGTCTGACTCCGGAAGATATTCAGGAGGAAAAAGAAGATCTCGACGCGGCGATTGAAGAATTGACCGATCCTGTGGTCGTTCAAGAAGATTTCCTGGCTCCGATCGTCGAAAGCTGGGCTTTTGCTTACGAGAACGTGACCGAAGTGCCAGCGAAGCCAGAAACCGAGTTGCAGGAATCGTTGGCCGCAGGTCGCGATCTCTTTTTCAACAAAGGGGGCTGTGCGACATGCCATGGGCAATCGGCTGTCGGCGACGGACAAACGGCGGAAATGTTCTACGACGACTGGACGGAAGAATATTTCGATCCGAAAGCTCCTGAGAACTTGGATCAGTTTATGGCGTTAGGGGCACTACCGCCCCGGAAGCTCGATCCGCGTAACTTGCGACTCGGCAACTTCCGTGGTGGTCGACGTCCGGTAGACGTGTACTGGCGAATCCGAAACGGGATTGAAGGGGCGAAGATGCCGGCTGCTCAGCAGCTTTCCGAAGAGGAAATCTGGCACGTTGTCGACTACGTCCGCAAGGGATTGCCGTATGACAGCTTGAGCCAACCGCCGGAGCACGAACAAGAGAACGTCCGGGTACGAAACTAA
- a CDS encoding ABC transporter permease, with protein MTPEATAQPRPLRAAWSLCKREIIRFLRQRNRIVGAIGQPIIFWLLFGTGLTGVFRTSEQGGSGESFTVYFFPGTLLLIVLFTAIFATISIIEDRNEGFLQSVLVSPIPRWAMVLGKVLGGTILAVGQALIFLLLGYFVGITLDFVQFLSVFGLLIVVGIGLTSLGFWLAWRMESTQGFHAIMNLLLMPMWLLSGAFFPIPTSGESSSTGQWLLGWVMTLNPVTYALAAIRRILHAEAAPSFLANESAGQFWLPSVPLGVTITLLFAVVMFALACRSAMKTRRGDWI; from the coding sequence GTGACACCGGAAGCAACCGCACAGCCCCGTCCACTCCGCGCAGCCTGGTCGCTATGCAAACGCGAGATCATTCGATTTCTTCGTCAACGCAACCGCATTGTCGGGGCGATCGGTCAGCCAATTATTTTCTGGTTGCTCTTTGGAACAGGGCTCACCGGCGTCTTCCGAACATCGGAGCAGGGGGGAAGTGGCGAAAGTTTTACGGTCTACTTCTTTCCAGGAACGCTACTGCTGATTGTCTTGTTCACAGCGATCTTCGCGACAATTTCGATTATTGAAGATCGAAACGAAGGCTTTCTCCAGTCGGTACTCGTGTCGCCGATTCCACGCTGGGCGATGGTACTTGGAAAAGTGCTCGGCGGAACGATTCTCGCAGTGGGTCAGGCGTTGATCTTTCTCTTACTGGGCTATTTTGTAGGAATCACACTGGACTTCGTACAGTTTCTGTCGGTGTTCGGTCTTTTGATTGTCGTTGGAATTGGCTTAACGTCGCTTGGGTTTTGGCTTGCTTGGCGAATGGAATCGACGCAAGGCTTTCACGCGATCATGAACTTGTTGCTGATGCCGATGTGGCTTCTCTCCGGAGCATTTTTTCCGATTCCCACAAGCGGCGAATCATCCTCTACCGGACAGTGGCTTCTCGGTTGGGTAATGACATTGAATCCTGTGACGTATGCTCTCGCAGCGATTCGAAGAATTTTGCACGCCGAAGCCGCTCCAAGTTTCTTAGCGAACGAATCGGCCGGGCAGTTTTGGTTGCCTAGCGTTCCCTTGGGCGTAACGATTACTTTGTTGTTCGCCGTCGTTATGTTCGCCTTGGCTTGTCGTTCGGCCATGAAAACCAGGCGAGGAGATTGGATATGA
- a CDS encoding cytochrome c oxidase subunit 3 yields MSDSHNEHHDHIQLEYHPALPLSLGKLCLWLFLSTEIMFFAGLIGAYVVLRFGAPTGTWPTPHDVYLSEPIGAFNTFVLICSSLSIVLSLEAARQNQSATAKKWLVLTFVLGTVFLGVKAYEYKEKFSHGIFPTKENRRLYDQPDVYYVSALKVRLEELKTDLSDEQKQQEVLEGVTQEEFIDTMLTGGVAHAARAATMSDNPIEAQAILDSLAYAVQHHAVSDYQVTRLRTERESLQGPLADLEEQLSTKETRKNEIQEQLKPPAEGEEGPSDEELRELRVELGALMQEVAKIEVDAKPKRERIAFLNLLLADDAHLLNHGIGHEVPEMKLPFVLPSGNMWASTYFLLTGFHALHVIVGLIIFACVLFSTLDVRKAHYLENAGLYWHFVDLVWIFLFPMLYLF; encoded by the coding sequence ATGTCCGATTCCCACAACGAACATCACGATCACATCCAGCTGGAATATCACCCGGCGTTGCCATTGTCGCTCGGTAAGCTGTGTCTGTGGTTGTTTCTTTCAACGGAAATCATGTTCTTCGCCGGTTTGATCGGCGCATACGTGGTGCTGAGGTTTGGTGCACCAACAGGTACATGGCCGACACCGCACGATGTTTATTTGAGTGAGCCGATCGGCGCATTTAACACCTTTGTGCTGATCTGTAGCAGCCTGTCGATTGTGCTCAGTCTTGAAGCGGCTCGACAAAATCAAAGTGCAACCGCCAAAAAGTGGTTGGTGCTGACGTTTGTGCTGGGAACTGTATTTCTAGGGGTGAAAGCTTACGAGTACAAAGAGAAGTTTTCCCACGGGATTTTCCCCACGAAGGAGAATCGTCGGCTGTATGATCAGCCTGACGTTTACTACGTCTCGGCGTTGAAGGTACGTCTGGAAGAACTCAAGACCGACTTGTCTGACGAACAGAAGCAGCAAGAGGTACTCGAAGGTGTGACTCAGGAAGAGTTCATCGACACCATGCTGACCGGTGGAGTCGCTCATGCCGCTCGCGCAGCTACGATGAGTGATAACCCGATCGAAGCCCAGGCAATTCTTGATTCGCTTGCCTATGCGGTGCAGCATCATGCTGTTTCGGATTATCAAGTCACTCGTCTTCGCACGGAACGAGAGTCCCTCCAAGGTCCCTTGGCTGATCTAGAGGAACAACTGTCTACCAAAGAGACTCGCAAAAATGAAATCCAAGAACAACTAAAGCCGCCTGCGGAAGGGGAAGAAGGCCCTTCCGATGAAGAGCTCCGCGAGCTTCGTGTCGAACTCGGGGCTTTGATGCAGGAAGTTGCCAAGATTGAAGTCGATGCGAAGCCAAAGCGAGAGCGAATCGCCTTTCTGAATTTGCTACTTGCCGATGACGCCCATCTCTTGAACCATGGAATTGGGCACGAAGTTCCCGAAATGAAGCTTCCATTTGTATTGCCCAGCGGAAACATGTGGGCAAGTACTTACTTCCTGCTGACTGGCTTCCATGCTTTGCACGTCATCGTTGGGCTCATCATTTTTGCGTGCGTGTTATTCAGTACGCTCGACGTCCGCAAAGCCCACTACTTGGAGAACGCGGGGCTGTATTGGCACTTTGTCGACCTGGTTTGGATTTTCCTCTTCCCGATGCTGTACCTGTTTTAA
- the cyoE gene encoding heme o synthase — protein sequence MSSGPAALTERKSRVRQQLSDYLELTKPKIAVLLLVCVAIAAYCGSNGQPDVAKLVHVILGTALVAASSCVWNQCLEAQVDRRMNRTSQRPIPSGRMSRYSSAMFGTLLGSIGVSYLLATVGVMPALIGALTWILYVFIYTPMKQVTPWNTTVGAIAGALPMLMGWLAVRPTLDLQAIALFSILFFWQFPHFMAIAWLYREDYAQGGMKMWSVVDRSGTKAGIQAVSGAMALLLVSIVPGIGAIALPNACYMLLSLLGGVFMLVASWRFFIKRDEKTARQLLFASLIYLPVQLALLVILPTSA from the coding sequence ATGAGTAGTGGCCCCGCCGCTTTAACCGAACGAAAGTCTCGTGTACGCCAGCAATTGAGCGACTACCTTGAGCTTACAAAACCCAAAATTGCGGTCTTGTTGCTGGTCTGTGTCGCGATTGCTGCCTATTGCGGAAGCAATGGCCAGCCGGACGTGGCGAAGCTTGTGCACGTAATCTTGGGAACAGCCCTTGTTGCGGCAAGCAGTTGCGTTTGGAATCAGTGTCTGGAAGCTCAAGTCGATCGCCGGATGAACCGGACTTCGCAGCGTCCGATTCCTAGCGGAAGAATGTCGCGGTACTCGAGTGCCATGTTCGGCACGTTGTTGGGATCGATCGGCGTTTCATATCTCCTGGCAACTGTCGGCGTGATGCCGGCGTTAATCGGCGCACTGACTTGGATCCTGTATGTGTTCATATACACTCCCATGAAACAGGTCACTCCCTGGAACACGACCGTCGGGGCGATTGCCGGAGCACTTCCCATGCTCATGGGTTGGCTCGCCGTCCGGCCGACGCTTGACCTTCAAGCGATCGCTCTGTTTTCGATTCTGTTCTTTTGGCAGTTTCCGCACTTTATGGCCATTGCTTGGCTTTATCGCGAAGACTACGCCCAAGGCGGAATGAAAATGTGGTCTGTCGTTGATCGAAGCGGCACCAAAGCTGGTATTCAGGCGGTCTCTGGAGCCATGGCGCTTTTGTTGGTAAGTATCGTTCCGGGGATTGGAGCGATCGCGTTGCCGAATGCTTGCTATATGTTGCTGTCGCTTTTAGGTGGCGTTTTTATGTTGGTTGCCTCGTGGCGATTCTTCATTAAGAGAGACGAAAAAACGGCTCGGCAGTTGTTGTTCGCTTCGTTGATTTACTTGCCGGTCCAGTTGGCACTGTTGGTTATTTTGCCGACCTCCGCTTAA
- a CDS encoding cytochrome C oxidase subunit IV family protein: MSDPNTHPPTHDQHLENDEELHASTGNGKYWAVFVALCALTLCSFLTYFDWWDTSIPPNVSMAFMMAVSCGKALLVMLFFMHLLWEANWKWVLTVPAAMMSVFLVCMLIPDIGMRTETYSESRWLHAPVPHAETSEAAAADSTPAAH; this comes from the coding sequence GTGAGCGATCCTAATACCCATCCTCCGACGCACGACCAGCATCTGGAAAACGACGAAGAACTGCACGCTTCTACCGGAAACGGCAAATATTGGGCCGTATTCGTGGCGCTTTGTGCGTTGACTCTTTGTTCGTTTCTCACCTACTTCGACTGGTGGGATACAAGTATTCCGCCGAACGTAAGCATGGCATTCATGATGGCCGTGTCTTGCGGAAAAGCCTTGTTAGTCATGCTGTTTTTCATGCATCTGTTGTGGGAAGCCAATTGGAAATGGGTGCTGACGGTGCCTGCGGCGATGATGTCCGTATTTCTGGTTTGCATGCTGATTCCTGACATTGGTATGCGAACGGAGACTTACTCGGAAAGTCGATGGCTACATGCTCCTGTTCCTCATGCTGAAACGAGCGAAGCCGCTGCCGCGGATTCGACTCCTGCTGCTCATTAA
- a CDS encoding ATP-binding cassette domain-containing protein — translation MSIDPGEIFVFLGPNGGGKSTLFRLLSTLMPLREGDISVLGRSVRTHEHEVRQQIGVVFQMPSLDKKLTVAENIQQQAALYGISGQPLRERMSLLLEKLELQDRRNDYTEDLSGGLRRRVELAKGMLHSPKVLLLDEPSTGLDPAARQAMWRYLEFLRADQGVTVILTSHLLEEAEKADRIAILDQGKLVAIDSPDALKDRIGGDTITIRTRQPETLIDTLQAELGLSATEVSDTVRLETEDGPATIRAIMHAASELVDAITLAKPSLEDVFIAMTGRQFAEEVAP, via the coding sequence TTGTCCATCGACCCAGGTGAGATCTTTGTCTTCCTGGGGCCCAATGGCGGTGGGAAGTCGACACTGTTTCGACTGCTCTCAACCCTCATGCCGCTTCGAGAAGGCGATATCAGCGTTCTTGGTCGCTCGGTTCGGACACATGAACACGAGGTCCGCCAGCAAATCGGCGTTGTGTTTCAGATGCCAAGTCTCGATAAGAAGCTCACCGTCGCAGAGAACATTCAGCAGCAGGCGGCTTTGTATGGTATTTCTGGACAGCCGCTAAGGGAGCGAATGTCGCTTCTGCTGGAAAAGCTGGAGCTACAAGATCGCCGAAATGATTACACGGAGGATCTGTCTGGTGGTCTCCGCAGGCGAGTAGAACTAGCCAAAGGGATGCTGCATTCGCCTAAGGTGCTTTTGTTGGACGAACCCAGTACAGGTCTCGATCCAGCGGCACGTCAGGCGATGTGGCGCTACCTCGAATTTCTGCGAGCGGACCAAGGGGTGACTGTCATTCTGACTTCGCACCTCCTGGAGGAAGCAGAGAAAGCCGACCGCATTGCGATTCTGGATCAGGGAAAGCTGGTTGCAATCGATTCGCCGGACGCCCTCAAGGATCGAATTGGAGGCGATACGATTACGATTCGTACGCGTCAGCCTGAAACGCTGATCGATACACTTCAGGCGGAGTTAGGTCTATCGGCAACCGAAGTAAGTGATACGGTTCGCCTGGAAACGGAAGATGGGCCTGCCACGATCCGTGCGATCATGCATGCCGCCAGCGAGCTTGTAGACGCCATCACGTTGGCGAAGCCGTCCTTGGAAGATGTATTTATCGCGATGACCGGTCGGCAGTTCGCCGAGGAGGTTGCACCGTGA
- a CDS encoding cbb3-type cytochrome c oxidase subunit I codes for MSSITADGHATSAQSRSEFGVGEFLSTYVFSRDHKVIGLQFLFSTLLWFLVGGLLAIGIRWQLAWPWSDMPVIGKMLFSAEGGQISPEFYTMLFTMHATVMIFLVIIPILAGAFGNFLIPLMIGADDMAFPTLNMLSYWIMWPAFFLFGGSFFAAGNGASSGWTSYPTLSAIPESAPGSGDAQTLWLLGVTCVGISSMMGSVNYMTTIIQMRAPGMTMFRLPMTIWGMFITALLQAFALPVLTAAGFMQLLDRTAGTGFFIPEGLVVNNSEMAAGGGQPLLWQHLFWFYSHPAVYIMILPAMGMVSDILACFARKPLFGYKPMVYSVCGIAGLGFIVWGHHMFVSGMNAGLGMTFMVATMMIALPSAVKTFNWLGTIYGGKIQFTTPMLFALSFVSMFVIGGLSGIFMAATPVDIFIHDTYFIVAHFHYVLFGGTAMAVFGAIYFWFPKMFGRMMNEPLGKIHFLLTFLFMNGTFFTMHILGAVGFPRRLADPYHYETFRHLLPMNQFMTICAILMVASQIFFVVNFFYSIFFGPKAGRNPWHCNGLEWQAPSPPGHGNFDFQPIVYRGPYEYGSPEVDEDYYPQTQPPNERGDTDEPPTLVNH; via the coding sequence ATGAGCAGCATCACTGCGGATGGGCACGCAACTTCAGCCCAATCAAGAAGCGAATTTGGTGTCGGCGAGTTTCTGTCGACCTATGTATTCTCGCGCGATCATAAAGTGATCGGTTTGCAGTTTTTGTTTTCTACCCTGCTGTGGTTCCTCGTCGGCGGATTGCTGGCGATCGGCATCCGCTGGCAACTGGCGTGGCCGTGGAGCGATATGCCGGTGATCGGCAAGATGCTCTTTTCCGCCGAGGGAGGACAGATCTCGCCTGAGTTCTACACAATGCTTTTCACCATGCATGCCACGGTGATGATCTTCCTGGTGATCATTCCGATCCTGGCTGGCGCGTTCGGGAACTTTCTGATACCGCTGATGATCGGTGCGGATGACATGGCTTTTCCGACGCTCAATATGTTGAGCTACTGGATCATGTGGCCGGCGTTTTTCCTGTTCGGCGGAAGCTTCTTTGCCGCAGGGAATGGTGCATCTAGCGGTTGGACGAGTTATCCAACGCTTTCCGCGATTCCGGAGTCCGCACCAGGTAGTGGCGACGCGCAAACGTTATGGCTGCTTGGGGTGACTTGCGTTGGTATCAGTTCGATGATGGGCTCGGTCAATTACATGACCACGATCATTCAGATGCGTGCCCCAGGTATGACAATGTTCCGCTTGCCCATGACGATCTGGGGCATGTTCATCACGGCACTGCTGCAAGCTTTTGCATTGCCGGTGCTGACTGCCGCCGGGTTCATGCAATTGTTGGATCGAACCGCCGGAACTGGCTTCTTCATTCCGGAAGGCCTGGTGGTGAACAACTCGGAGATGGCCGCCGGGGGTGGGCAGCCGCTGTTATGGCAGCACTTGTTCTGGTTTTATTCGCATCCCGCTGTGTACATCATGATTTTACCGGCAATGGGGATGGTCTCCGATATTCTGGCCTGCTTCGCACGTAAGCCGCTGTTTGGTTACAAGCCGATGGTTTACTCCGTTTGCGGTATCGCCGGACTCGGCTTCATTGTTTGGGGCCATCATATGTTTGTCTCCGGAATGAACGCCGGGCTGGGCATGACATTTATGGTTGCCACCATGATGATTGCGTTGCCGAGTGCCGTGAAAACATTCAACTGGCTTGGGACGATCTACGGTGGAAAGATCCAGTTCACGACGCCAATGTTGTTTGCCCTTTCGTTTGTCTCGATGTTTGTCATCGGTGGCCTTTCCGGCATCTTCATGGCGGCAACACCGGTCGATATTTTCATCCACGATACCTACTTCATCGTGGCTCACTTCCACTATGTGTTGTTCGGTGGAACAGCGATGGCTGTGTTCGGGGCGATCTACTTCTGGTTCCCCAAAATGTTTGGCCGCATGATGAACGAACCACTCGGGAAGATCCACTTCCTGCTCACGTTCCTGTTTATGAACGGTACCTTCTTCACGATGCACATTCTCGGGGCAGTTGGTTTTCCCCGACGCCTGGCCGATCCTTACCATTACGAGACGTTCCGGCACTTGTTGCCGATGAATCAGTTCATGACGATTTGTGCCATCTTGATGGTCGCGTCTCAGATCTTCTTCGTTGTCAACTTCTTCTACAGTATTTTCTTCGGTCCCAAGGCTGGCCGAAATCCTTGGCACTGTAACGGTCTGGAGTGGCAAGCTCCCAGTCCACCGGGGCACGGCAATTTCGACTTCCAGCCGATCGTTTACCGCGGACCGTACGAATATGGTTCGCCGGAAGTTGATGAAGACTATTATCCTCAGACACAACCGCCCAACGAACGTGGCGATACGGACGAGCCACCCACCCTCGTCAATCATTAA